One Agrobacterium sp. RAC06 DNA segment encodes these proteins:
- a CDS encoding CidA/LrgA family protein — protein sequence MLRGLAVLLLFQLVGESLVFLLGVSIPGPVAGLVLLFAALPVLDRLWTQEAASIDEAAETLLSNLGLFFVPAGVGVVALASILSAQIWALGAVLILSAIITLMLTVWAFILVRKLISVRRRS from the coding sequence ATGCTTCGTGGACTTGCCGTCCTTCTGCTGTTCCAGTTGGTGGGCGAGAGCCTTGTGTTCTTGCTGGGAGTATCCATACCAGGTCCCGTGGCGGGGCTTGTGCTCTTGTTTGCAGCTCTTCCGGTACTGGATCGCCTATGGACGCAGGAAGCAGCAAGTATCGATGAGGCCGCCGAAACCCTACTGTCAAATCTGGGGCTGTTTTTTGTACCGGCAGGTGTCGGCGTCGTAGCGCTGGCCAGCATTCTGAGTGCTCAGATATGGGCACTCGGTGCCGTGCTCATTTTGTCCGCGATTATCACATTGATGCTCACGGTTTGGGCATTCATCCTGGTCAGAAAGCTGATCTCTGTACGGCGTCGGTCATGA
- a CDS encoding LrgB family protein, giving the protein MNRSPIELWVYLSASPLLWLTLTLFTWILASELSKRLGRHPLVNPVLISILALSVMMIAAEVPYERYFAGAQFIHFLLGPATVAIAVPLYRKWNEVRALLLPISVALLVGSIVAMASVIALGQVFDLPRDILLSFLPKSATAGVAMAVSQSLGGDPSLTAVLVILTGIFGALIVTPFMTMMRINDYAARGFAVGLTSHGIGTARAYEVNATAGLFAGIAMALNAVATSVLAPFAARYLLP; this is encoded by the coding sequence ATGAACCGATCGCCGATTGAGCTCTGGGTCTACCTTTCAGCCTCCCCTCTCTTATGGCTCACATTGACCCTATTTACCTGGATCTTGGCTTCCGAGCTTTCAAAAAGACTGGGACGGCATCCCCTGGTTAATCCAGTGCTCATCTCCATACTTGCACTTTCCGTCATGATGATCGCGGCCGAAGTGCCATATGAGCGTTACTTCGCGGGAGCCCAATTCATCCACTTCTTGCTGGGCCCAGCTACAGTGGCAATCGCCGTACCTTTGTATAGGAAATGGAACGAAGTCAGGGCCTTACTGCTGCCGATCTCTGTGGCGCTCCTGGTCGGTTCAATCGTGGCTATGGCCTCTGTGATCGCGCTCGGCCAAGTCTTTGACCTCCCGCGGGACATACTGCTGTCTTTTCTTCCAAAATCGGCAACAGCCGGCGTGGCGATGGCGGTTTCACAATCGCTTGGCGGCGATCCCTCATTGACGGCTGTACTAGTCATTCTGACCGGCATCTTCGGCGCGCTGATCGTTACGCCCTTCATGACCATGATGCGAATAAACGACTACGCCGCTCGTGGATTTGCTGTAGGGTTGACGTCCCACGGGATCGGTACGGCTCGCGCCTACGAGGTAAACGCCACAGCAGGACTGTTCGCCGGCATTGCAATGGCGCTTAACGCTGTGGCAACATCGGTCTTAGCCCCATTTGCGGCGCGGTACCTACTTCCATGA